The Desulfosporosinus acidiphilus SJ4 genome has a window encoding:
- the glgA gene encoding glycogen synthase GlgA has protein sequence MKIVFAIAEADPFVKTGGLGEVGGSLPGALQRQGADVRVIMPKYSVIPAEFRKKFYYINHFHVPLAWRRQYCGLEEFTYNGIRYYFIDNEYYFTRSRVYGEYDEAEQYAFFSRAVLESLTHLPEFKPDILHCHDWHTGLIPLLKSEFYAKEPLYYSLKTVFTIHNLKYQGIFPKEVLTDVIGLNQRYFTEENLEFHGRVNFMKAGLLYADQITTVSPTYAQEIQYSFYGEKLEGILQKRKDSLLGILNGIDYQVYDPDTDPLIAVPYRSSPEAKEMNKGNLQRSLGLAEQVNRPLLGMVSRLVDQKGLDLLCFIMEEILMLDVQIVILGTGERQYEEKLQTFAEKYRDKFVFKNGFDDQLAHQIYAGIDILLMPSLFEPCGISQMIAMRYGTIPIVRETGGLKDTVIPYNEYTGEGNGFSFANYNAHELLFAVQRAVEIFDSDKTAWARLKNNAMKRDFSWESSASAYINIYKSLM, from the coding sequence ATGAAGATTGTTTTCGCTATTGCTGAGGCAGATCCTTTTGTCAAGACGGGTGGACTGGGTGAAGTCGGAGGCTCATTACCCGGTGCCTTGCAAAGACAGGGTGCTGATGTTCGCGTCATAATGCCTAAGTATAGTGTTATCCCCGCAGAATTCCGTAAAAAGTTTTACTACATCAATCACTTCCATGTCCCTTTAGCTTGGCGCAGACAATATTGTGGGCTAGAGGAATTCACTTATAACGGAATTCGTTATTATTTTATTGACAATGAGTATTATTTTACGCGTTCCCGTGTCTATGGTGAGTACGACGAGGCAGAACAGTATGCTTTTTTTTCACGTGCCGTGTTAGAAAGTCTGACCCACCTGCCTGAATTCAAGCCCGATATTCTTCATTGTCATGACTGGCACACGGGTTTGATTCCCTTATTGAAAAGTGAGTTTTATGCCAAGGAGCCTCTTTATTATTCGCTTAAGACGGTATTTACAATTCATAATCTTAAGTATCAAGGGATTTTTCCTAAAGAGGTCTTGACGGATGTTATCGGACTGAATCAAAGGTATTTTACAGAAGAGAATCTGGAATTTCACGGCAGAGTCAACTTTATGAAAGCAGGACTTTTGTATGCTGACCAGATTACAACAGTGAGTCCAACCTACGCTCAGGAAATCCAATATTCTTTTTATGGAGAGAAACTGGAAGGAATTTTACAGAAACGCAAAGATTCTTTGCTTGGCATACTTAACGGGATTGATTATCAAGTTTATGATCCTGATACGGATCCCCTGATTGCAGTACCATATCGTTCCTCTCCTGAAGCGAAAGAAATGAATAAAGGCAATCTGCAGCGAAGTTTAGGGCTTGCCGAACAAGTGAATCGTCCTCTTTTGGGGATGGTAAGCCGTTTAGTAGATCAGAAAGGACTGGACCTTCTTTGCTTCATAATGGAAGAAATCCTGATGCTTGATGTGCAAATAGTTATCCTAGGGACTGGAGAACGTCAATATGAGGAGAAATTACAAACCTTTGCCGAGAAATATCGGGATAAGTTTGTCTTTAAGAATGGATTTGACGATCAATTAGCTCACCAGATTTATGCAGGAATTGATATTTTATTAATGCCTTCCTTGTTTGAACCATGCGGTATATCCCAAATGATTGCCATGCGTTATGGAACGATTCCCATCGTAAGAGAAACAGGAGGGTTAAAGGATACGGTAATTCCCTATAATGAATATACTGGTGAGGGCAACGGTTTTAGTTTTGCCAATTATAATGCACACGAATTACTCTTTGCAGTGCAGCGGGCTGTAGAAATCTTTGATTCAGATAAAACCGCCTGGGCTCGTTTGAAAAACAATGCTATGAAGCGTGATTTCAGTTGGGAGTCATCAGCCTCCGCTTATATCAATATTTATAAATCGTTAATGTAG
- a CDS encoding S1C family serine protease translates to MDEEIRLTKTDEVQPEVQPAESTNLNQDTNLNQPNNSNQEYNSRFTPPLSGKKKLPGRFAVTAGLCVMSAVIGALSAVAVVPAIYPTNALTTTAAPSASAKTTSSIAQVSTASSSNQTNFPVSEIAKEVGPAVVGVSNFQSSQSVFGSNTNLQEAGSGSGFIIDAQKGYIVTNNHVIDGAQKITVSLSDGRNEVAKVVGADPRTDLAVLQIPDTKNLTAVKLGDSSKLEVGEPVVAIGNPGGAEFARSVTAGVVSATDRTLDIQGESSFNLIQTDAAINPGNSGGPLVDYQGNVIGINSAKYAESGFEGMGFSIPISDALPTIQQLIKTGVATHPALLVTTNDQYLSYAQDNNLPLGAYISSVTPNGPADKAGIIKGDVITKINDAQVQSSADLVHELYKYSVGSKISVTFVRDGKTKTVQATLGEISSNQ, encoded by the coding sequence ATGGACGAAGAAATCCGCTTAACTAAAACAGATGAGGTGCAGCCTGAAGTGCAGCCTGCAGAAAGCACTAACCTAAATCAAGATACTAACTTAAATCAACCGAACAATTCAAACCAGGAGTATAATTCACGATTTACTCCGCCTCTGTCCGGCAAGAAAAAACTTCCCGGAAGATTTGCTGTTACGGCTGGGCTTTGTGTCATGAGTGCCGTCATTGGAGCACTGAGCGCAGTGGCTGTAGTTCCGGCGATTTATCCTACAAACGCTTTAACTACCACCGCCGCTCCCTCTGCTTCTGCAAAAACAACGAGCTCCATTGCTCAAGTTTCTACTGCTTCTTCCTCAAATCAGACTAATTTTCCCGTTTCTGAAATCGCTAAAGAGGTAGGTCCCGCAGTGGTAGGGGTTTCCAATTTCCAGTCCAGCCAAAGTGTCTTCGGCAGCAATACAAATCTCCAGGAGGCCGGCAGCGGTTCAGGATTTATTATTGATGCCCAAAAAGGATATATTGTTACTAATAATCATGTCATCGATGGGGCACAGAAGATCACCGTGAGCTTAAGCGACGGACGCAATGAAGTGGCAAAGGTCGTGGGAGCTGATCCGCGCACAGATCTTGCTGTTTTACAAATTCCCGACACGAAAAACCTGACTGCAGTCAAGTTAGGAGATTCGAGCAAACTAGAAGTCGGAGAACCCGTTGTGGCCATCGGTAATCCCGGAGGTGCCGAATTTGCCCGTTCTGTGACCGCTGGCGTTGTTTCAGCTACAGACCGTACCCTTGACATCCAAGGAGAGTCCAGTTTTAATCTCATTCAAACGGATGCGGCAATCAATCCTGGAAACAGCGGCGGACCTCTTGTAGATTACCAAGGAAACGTTATCGGCATAAATTCTGCCAAATACGCAGAATCCGGCTTTGAGGGAATGGGCTTCTCAATCCCCATTTCCGATGCTCTGCCCACAATACAACAATTGATTAAGACCGGTGTGGCAACACATCCTGCCCTTTTAGTGACCACAAATGATCAATATCTTTCTTACGCTCAAGACAATAACCTTCCTCTGGGTGCCTATATTTCCAGTGTAACCCCCAATGGTCCTGCTGATAAAGCCGGAATCATCAAAGGTGATGTCATCACAAAGATCAATGATGCCCAAGTTCAAAGTTCTGCGGACCTGGTTCATGAACTCTATAAATATTCTGTGGGCAGTAAAATATCAGTAACCTTCGTGCGTGACGGCAAAACAAAAACCGTTCAAGCAACTCTTGGGGAAATCTCTTCAAATCAATAA
- a CDS encoding glycogen/starch/alpha-glucan phosphorylase, which yields MFASKESFKLAYLTKISESEGITLDESSLWDKYKTLVLLLKETISFNRALTKNSISTKQVYYFSMEFLIGRLLRYYLVNMEVEELVRESLAELHINLDDLLEQEADPGLGNGGLGRLAACFLDSMAFGGISGHGNGIRYKYGLFEQKIRNGFQTELADNWLKNDYPWEIRRADKSVVVKFKGNVQTECADGKLVFYHEDYEPVLAVPYDIPVMSYDNPSNINNLRLWSAEPVSNELDFASFNRGDFNQAVSLRSGVEAISYILYPDDCSRSGKELRLKQEYFFVAAGLGSIMRSFKKRNFPLGDFSRWVSIHINDTHPVLCIPELMRILIDEEGLGWDQAWNITVNSISFTNHTIMPEALEKWPVNLFKNLLPRIYMIVEEIDRRFKERTAKQFIDDVQLIQNTQIIADGHIQMANLAVIGSSSVNGVASLHTMILKQRVFSDYFRIFGYKFNNKTNGVNHRRFLLAANPLLSALITEAIGPGWKKNAEELENLLIYREDASFLEKLAQVKSHNKTQLVKYVKENQGSDLDSQSMFDVQVKRIHAYKRQLLNILKIMHLYNQLLENPNSLPGSHTFIFGGKAAPGYHYAKTIIKLINTLAEKIHKESRVREKLQIVFLENFNVSLGELVYPAADISEQISTASKEASGTGNMKFMMNGAITIGTLDGANVEIKEAVGEKNIFIFGLAAEEVLRYSSEGGYKSLDLYYSNQSLRLCVDQLVNGFFETAGEEFRVIFDSLLLYNDDYFVLRDFDTYLEAYKKLQCSYTDKKHWQGLSLFNIAKSGIFSSDRTIREYAKQIWKVNTRRFDSYI from the coding sequence ATGTTTGCGAGCAAGGAAAGTTTTAAACTGGCATACCTTACAAAAATCAGCGAATCAGAAGGTATTACCCTAGATGAAAGTTCGTTGTGGGATAAGTATAAAACGTTGGTTTTGCTGCTGAAAGAAACGATCAGCTTTAACCGGGCCTTGACTAAGAATTCAATATCTACGAAACAAGTTTATTATTTTTCCATGGAGTTTTTGATCGGCAGGCTTCTCCGTTATTACTTGGTCAATATGGAAGTAGAGGAACTAGTTAGAGAAAGTTTAGCCGAATTACACATTAATCTTGACGACTTGCTGGAGCAGGAAGCTGATCCCGGTTTGGGCAACGGCGGCCTTGGCAGATTAGCGGCTTGTTTTTTAGATTCCATGGCTTTTGGGGGGATATCTGGACATGGCAATGGTATTCGCTATAAATACGGGTTGTTTGAGCAAAAGATCAGAAATGGTTTTCAGACGGAACTGGCCGACAATTGGTTGAAAAATGACTATCCTTGGGAGATACGACGGGCAGATAAGAGTGTTGTAGTGAAGTTTAAAGGTAATGTTCAAACGGAATGTGCTGACGGAAAATTAGTCTTTTATCATGAAGACTATGAACCAGTTTTAGCTGTTCCTTATGATATCCCTGTCATGAGCTATGATAATCCCTCTAATATCAATAATCTTAGACTATGGAGCGCTGAGCCGGTCAGCAATGAATTGGACTTCGCTTCCTTCAATCGCGGGGATTTTAATCAGGCAGTCAGTTTAAGATCCGGAGTTGAAGCTATATCTTATATTCTCTATCCTGATGACTGCAGCCGGTCAGGCAAGGAGTTAAGATTAAAACAGGAATATTTTTTTGTAGCGGCAGGATTAGGGTCAATCATGCGCAGCTTTAAAAAACGTAATTTTCCCTTGGGAGACTTTTCCCGGTGGGTCTCAATCCATATCAATGATACTCATCCAGTGCTTTGTATTCCCGAATTGATGCGTATCCTAATTGATGAAGAGGGCTTGGGATGGGACCAGGCTTGGAATATAACCGTGAATTCAATTTCTTTCACCAATCATACGATTATGCCAGAAGCTTTGGAAAAGTGGCCGGTGAATTTATTTAAGAATCTGTTGCCGAGAATTTATATGATTGTGGAAGAAATCGACCGAAGATTTAAAGAACGTACAGCTAAACAATTTATAGACGATGTACAGCTTATCCAAAACACCCAGATCATTGCCGACGGTCATATTCAAATGGCTAACCTAGCGGTTATCGGCAGTTCGTCAGTGAACGGTGTTGCTTCGTTACATACCATGATTTTGAAGCAACGGGTCTTCAGCGATTATTTTCGGATTTTTGGCTATAAGTTTAACAACAAAACGAACGGTGTTAACCATCGGAGATTTCTTTTAGCGGCGAATCCTTTGTTATCCGCTCTTATTACGGAAGCCATAGGACCCGGTTGGAAGAAAAACGCTGAGGAGTTAGAGAACCTTCTTATTTATCGGGAGGATGCAAGTTTTTTAGAGAAGCTCGCCCAAGTAAAATCTCATAATAAAACTCAATTGGTTAAGTATGTTAAGGAGAACCAGGGCTCAGACCTTGATTCTCAGTCAATGTTTGATGTCCAGGTCAAAAGAATCCATGCTTATAAACGGCAGCTGCTTAATATTTTGAAAATAATGCATCTGTATAATCAACTTCTGGAGAACCCCAATTCTTTGCCAGGCTCTCATACCTTTATTTTCGGAGGAAAAGCAGCTCCGGGTTATCACTACGCTAAAACCATCATTAAACTCATCAATACTCTGGCTGAAAAGATTCATAAGGAGTCAAGAGTTAGGGAAAAACTGCAAATTGTATTTTTGGAGAATTTCAATGTTTCTTTAGGAGAGTTGGTATATCCGGCCGCCGATATCAGTGAACAAATTTCCACCGCCAGCAAAGAAGCCTCAGGTACCGGGAATATGAAATTTATGATGAATGGCGCCATTACCATCGGGACTTTAGATGGAGCAAATGTAGAGATCAAAGAAGCTGTGGGAGAAAAAAATATTTTTATCTTTGGCTTAGCGGCTGAAGAAGTTTTGCGCTATTCCAGTGAGGGGGGGTACAAATCCTTAGATCTTTATTATTCAAATCAGAGTTTGCGGCTCTGTGTTGATCAATTGGTCAACGGTTTTTTTGAAACAGCCGGTGAAGAATTCAGGGTAATTTTTGATTCCCTGCTGCTGTACAATGATGACTACTTTGTTTTGCGAGATTTCGATACTTACCTCGAAGCTTATAAAAAGCTGCAATGTTCTTACACTGATAAAAAGCATTGGCAGGGTTTGTCTTTATTCAATATCGCCAAATCAGGCATATTCTCCAGTGATCGGACTATCAGAGAATATGCCAAACAGATTTGGAAGGTTAATACTCGTCGTTTTGATTCTTATATTTGA
- a CDS encoding 4-alpha-glucanotransferase: protein MRLPLGKRFFESLAEEFGRLPFIAEELGIITPEVNNLKRIFGFLGMKVLQFTSIQDAISEGDMNFVFYSGTHDNDTLLGWYTSKNVVIVEEGHNVHCFWRDNY from the coding sequence GTGAGACTCCCACTTGGAAAACGTTTTTTTGAAAGTCTGGCAGAGGAATTCGGAAGGCTTCCTTTCATAGCAGAGGAGTTGGGAATTATTACGCCGGAAGTGAATAACCTTAAAAGGATCTTTGGTTTTCTGGGTATGAAGGTGCTTCAATTTACGTCAATTCAAGATGCTATATCCGAAGGTGATATGAATTTTGTTTTTTACTCCGGTACCCATGACAATGACACTTTGCTGGGGTGGTATACATCAAAGAACGTTGTCATCGTAGAGGAAGGTCATAATGTCCATTGCTTTTGGAGAGATAACTATTGA
- the glgD gene encoding glucose-1-phosphate adenylyltransferase subunit GlgD: MHNAIGILFGNNGSDNLQGLTFERALAAVTFGGRYRILDFALSSMVNSGLWTIGLITPRYYRSILDHLGAGKDWFLDRKAGGLFILPGAIHGLSGENGKFRLKDLQLNIEYLQKDLSENIIISGCNHIFNINYHEALETHKTKKADITLIYKESEDSSAMLGRERLVITENQEVQEIQDQDIIEKKPGSVSKRSRNYFLDMLIIRRTLLLKIVEGYRSIETMNLIEAIRDNISSLKIIGVPFNGYFGILNSVKDYFDRSMELLNPAVSREVLMGHDRIHTKIVDNPPTKHSAQANVSNSLISSGCIIEGEVRNSILSRGVIVEAGAAISHCIIMQNCKIAKGSNLDHVILDKFVQVHPGNVLKGNKNSPLVVLKGSLV, translated from the coding sequence ATGCATAATGCAATTGGCATCCTATTTGGAAATAACGGTTCAGATAATTTGCAAGGGTTAACCTTCGAAAGGGCATTAGCAGCGGTCACCTTTGGCGGTCGTTACCGTATCCTGGATTTTGCCCTCTCAAGCATGGTTAACTCAGGATTATGGACTATCGGGTTAATTACCCCTCGTTATTATAGGTCAATACTTGACCATTTGGGGGCCGGTAAAGACTGGTTTCTGGATCGAAAAGCAGGAGGATTATTTATTTTACCTGGGGCAATTCATGGGTTATCTGGCGAAAACGGAAAATTTAGGCTTAAGGATTTACAGCTGAATATAGAGTATCTGCAGAAAGATTTATCGGAAAATATTATTATCAGCGGCTGCAACCATATTTTTAATATTAACTACCATGAAGCCTTAGAAACTCATAAAACAAAGAAAGCGGATATTACGTTAATTTATAAAGAAAGCGAAGATTCTTCCGCTATGCTCGGAAGAGAACGCCTTGTTATCACGGAAAATCAAGAAGTTCAAGAAATTCAAGATCAAGATATTATTGAAAAGAAACCGGGATCGGTGTCAAAGAGAAGCCGGAATTATTTCCTGGATATGTTAATTATCCGGAGAACACTCCTTTTGAAAATTGTCGAAGGTTATCGATCCATTGAAACGATGAATTTAATCGAGGCTATACGTGACAATATTAGTTCGTTAAAAATTATCGGAGTTCCTTTTAATGGCTATTTTGGAATCTTAAATTCAGTTAAAGATTACTTTGATCGGAGCATGGAATTACTTAATCCGGCGGTTAGCAGGGAAGTATTAATGGGACACGATCGAATTCATACCAAGATTGTGGACAATCCTCCCACCAAGCATAGCGCTCAGGCGAACGTGTCAAATTCTTTAATTTCCAGTGGTTGCATCATTGAAGGAGAGGTAAGAAATTCAATTCTCTCTCGGGGAGTGATTGTCGAAGCAGGAGCCGCAATAAGCCATTGCATCATTATGCAGAACTGTAAAATTGCTAAGGGTTCGAATTTAGATCATGTTATCCTGGATAAGTTTGTTCAAGTTCATCCTGGAAATGTATTAAAGGGCAACAAAAATTCTCCATTGGTCGTCCTCAAAGGGTCTTTGGTCTAG
- the glgB gene encoding 1,4-alpha-glucan branching protein GlgB has translation MENLPFLNIEEIYLFNRGELYNAYTKFGVHIIEQKGKTGTFFVVWVPGAKAVCVVGDFNLWQSKRDAMLETGITGVWTLFIPKRLKGLYKFEIVTPNGDLFLKSDPFAFYSEHRPLTASRIYSLEGYPWQDQAWISQREKSCPQEKPLLIYEVHLGSWRRKTDGSFFQWADLTEELLCYVLEMGYTHIELMPLMEHPYDGSWGYQATGYYSCTSRYGTPHDFMYFIDCCHQAGIGVILDWVPGHFCKDSHGLGKFNGSSLYEKDEHGKWGTYNFNFSKPEVWSFLISNAVFWLEKFHLDGLRVDGVSSMLYLDFEKPDKGWERNSNGGRENLEAIAFMQRLNEVVFRDFPGILMIAEEATDWPLVTYPTYVNGLGYNFKWNMGWMNDTLRYMQQDFFCRKDCHNLLNFSLTYAFSENFVLPLSHDEVVHGKQSLLNKMPGDYWQKFAGLRNLLGYQMGHPGKKLMFMGGEIAQFIEWRYDAELDWLLLDYEMHKKFQAYVKELNKLYQREKAFWENEREWSGFEWIDADNKNQSILAFCRRGKNPKDLLIIVINFQPVSYRDFRIGIPQRGIYQELFNSDQDSFGGSNCLNKKPIASEKVPWHGRAVSLRIKVPPLATVIFKPQYKYKLRRGGVSCLRARKVLNWHTLQKSANQKVLP, from the coding sequence ATGGAAAATTTGCCTTTTCTAAATATAGAAGAAATATACCTGTTTAACAGGGGAGAACTTTACAACGCTTATACAAAGTTTGGGGTTCATATCATCGAACAGAAGGGGAAGACGGGAACCTTCTTTGTGGTTTGGGTACCGGGGGCTAAAGCGGTCTGCGTTGTAGGAGATTTTAACCTTTGGCAGTCAAAACGGGATGCCATGTTGGAAACCGGAATTACAGGCGTATGGACTCTTTTTATTCCTAAGCGACTCAAGGGATTATATAAGTTTGAAATCGTGACCCCAAATGGTGATTTATTTCTCAAATCAGATCCTTTTGCCTTCTATTCTGAGCATAGGCCGTTAACGGCGTCTCGGATTTACTCCCTGGAGGGATATCCTTGGCAGGATCAAGCCTGGATTTCGCAACGGGAAAAAAGTTGCCCCCAAGAAAAACCATTGCTTATCTATGAAGTTCATTTAGGATCTTGGCGCCGAAAAACAGATGGAAGTTTTTTTCAGTGGGCAGACTTGACGGAAGAATTGTTGTGCTACGTTCTGGAGATGGGCTATACCCATATTGAACTTATGCCTCTGATGGAGCATCCTTACGACGGTTCTTGGGGCTATCAGGCAACCGGCTATTATTCCTGTACAAGCCGCTATGGAACTCCTCATGATTTTATGTATTTTATTGATTGTTGTCATCAAGCAGGGATTGGGGTCATTTTGGACTGGGTTCCCGGACATTTTTGCAAGGATAGTCATGGCTTGGGAAAGTTCAATGGGTCCTCGCTTTATGAGAAAGATGAACATGGAAAATGGGGAACGTATAACTTCAATTTTTCTAAACCCGAAGTCTGGAGTTTTCTTATCTCCAATGCAGTTTTTTGGTTGGAAAAATTCCACCTTGACGGTCTTCGTGTGGATGGCGTCAGCAGCATGCTTTATCTTGACTTTGAAAAGCCGGATAAAGGTTGGGAACGCAATAGCAATGGAGGGAGAGAAAACCTGGAAGCCATTGCCTTTATGCAAAGATTAAATGAAGTTGTGTTTCGGGATTTCCCCGGAATCCTTATGATTGCCGAAGAAGCGACGGATTGGCCTTTAGTAACTTATCCTACCTATGTCAATGGTTTAGGCTATAACTTCAAATGGAATATGGGGTGGATGAACGATACCCTGCGTTATATGCAGCAAGATTTTTTCTGCCGGAAAGATTGCCATAACCTCTTGAATTTTTCCTTAACCTACGCCTTTTCGGAGAATTTTGTCTTGCCCCTTTCTCATGACGAAGTAGTTCACGGGAAACAGTCTCTTCTCAATAAAATGCCTGGGGACTATTGGCAAAAATTTGCCGGTTTAAGAAATTTGCTGGGATACCAAATGGGGCACCCTGGAAAAAAGTTAATGTTTATGGGGGGTGAGATAGCCCAGTTCATTGAATGGCGTTATGATGCGGAACTAGATTGGCTGCTTTTAGATTACGAGATGCACAAAAAGTTTCAGGCCTATGTTAAAGAGCTAAATAAACTTTATCAGCGGGAAAAGGCTTTCTGGGAAAATGAGCGGGAATGGTCGGGTTTTGAGTGGATTGATGCGGATAACAAGAACCAAAGCATTTTGGCCTTCTGTCGCCGAGGGAAGAATCCTAAGGATCTTCTTATTATAGTGATCAATTTTCAGCCGGTTAGTTATAGGGATTTTCGTATAGGAATTCCCCAAAGAGGAATCTATCAGGAACTTTTCAATTCAGATCAGGATAGCTTTGGAGGTTCCAACTGTCTGAATAAAAAACCTATTGCCTCAGAGAAGGTGCCGTGGCATGGTCGGGCTGTTTCTTTAAGAATAAAAGTTCCTCCGTTGGCAACCGTCATATTCAAACCTCAATATAAATACAAATTAAGGCGGGGGGGCGTTTCATGTTTGCGAGCAAGGAAAGTTTTAAACTGGCATACCTTACAAAAATCAGCGAATCAGAAGGTATTACCCTAG
- a CDS encoding alpha/beta hydrolase: MISQNFTFKSQEGTEIFVYTWMPDKMTNARGIVQIAHGMAETGARYERFAEKLTDHGYIVYIHDHRGHGKTAKTVENLGILAESEGFKWLVEDLYQLSEIIKQNHPELPLFLFGHSMGSFVTQRYIMLYGRRLKGVIISGSNGRQGILLSLGICLAKAESKKHGRKARSEKLTNLTLGSYNKSFKPNRTKFDWLSRDTAEVDKFIQDPFCGTTFTAGFFEDLLTGLKEIEHKPNLALVPKELPVYIVSGEKDPVGKNGRGILKLFNTYKKLGLHDVTYRLYKDGRHEMLNETNREEVMNDIILWLDEHCR; the protein is encoded by the coding sequence GTGATTTCGCAGAATTTTACCTTCAAGTCCCAAGAAGGAACAGAAATCTTTGTTTATACATGGATGCCGGATAAAATGACCAATGCCAGAGGCATCGTGCAAATAGCTCATGGTATGGCAGAAACGGGCGCGAGGTATGAAAGGTTTGCTGAGAAATTGACGGATCACGGCTATATTGTTTATATCCATGATCATCGCGGCCATGGAAAAACCGCAAAGACCGTTGAGAATCTTGGTATTCTGGCCGAATCGGAAGGGTTTAAATGGCTTGTTGAAGATCTTTATCAACTAAGTGAGATTATCAAACAGAATCATCCTGAATTGCCTTTGTTTCTCTTTGGTCACAGCATGGGTTCTTTCGTAACTCAAAGATATATCATGCTCTATGGCCGGAGGCTAAAGGGGGTAATCATATCCGGCTCCAACGGCAGGCAAGGAATCCTGCTTTCCTTGGGGATATGCCTTGCCAAAGCTGAATCTAAGAAACACGGACGAAAGGCCCGCAGCGAGAAACTTACTAATTTGACCTTAGGGAGTTATAACAAGAGTTTTAAACCTAATCGAACGAAATTTGATTGGTTAAGCAGGGATACGGCGGAAGTAGATAAGTTCATCCAAGACCCTTTCTGCGGAACAACTTTTACTGCAGGCTTCTTTGAGGATTTACTGACAGGACTTAAAGAAATTGAACATAAGCCTAATCTGGCCTTGGTGCCTAAAGAGTTGCCGGTTTATATAGTATCAGGGGAAAAAGATCCTGTCGGTAAAAACGGTCGGGGAATTTTAAAGTTATTCAATACGTATAAGAAATTGGGTCTTCACGATGTAACCTACAGATTGTATAAAGATGGACGTCATGAGATGCTGAATGAGACCAATCGGGAAGAAGTTATGAATGATATCATCCTTTGGTTAGATGAGCATTGCCGTTAG
- a CDS encoding glucose-1-phosphate adenylyltransferase encodes MQKQECIAMLLAGGQGSRLGSLTRNIAKPAVSFCGKYRIIDFSLSNCANSNIHTVGVLTQYKPFLLNSYIGLGSAWNLDNPFGGVHILPPYVGEHELSWYKGTANAIYQNLNFINFYDPDYVLIISGDHIYTMNYLSMLNYHKEKGAEITISTIEVPWEEVARFGIVTTNKDGRIIKFTEKLANPDSNLASMGIYIFNWPVLKQALFEDALDQNSENDFGKNIIPKQIEQGRKLYAYNFQGYWRDVGTIESYYNANMEFLEGEEAINLFDPALRVFSNEDILPPQFIGPKAKISNSLISNGCVVLGDVSYSILAPGAYVGEGSSVKNSILLPHARVSVHSKIDKTIIGENAKIMSYCSIGIEKDTIVHQAGITVVEDHYVVGKGSVVNAGSNLYSTR; translated from the coding sequence ATGCAAAAGCAAGAGTGTATTGCCATGCTTTTGGCAGGCGGACAGGGAAGCAGATTAGGGAGCCTGACACGTAATATTGCCAAACCCGCGGTATCTTTTTGCGGCAAGTACCGAATTATTGATTTTAGTTTAAGTAATTGCGCGAATTCTAATATCCATACCGTAGGAGTTCTCACTCAATATAAACCGTTCCTGCTTAATTCGTATATTGGCTTGGGTTCTGCCTGGAATCTCGATAATCCTTTCGGCGGCGTTCATATCTTACCCCCCTATGTAGGCGAACATGAATTAAGTTGGTACAAAGGGACAGCAAATGCTATATATCAAAATTTAAATTTTATCAACTTCTATGATCCGGATTATGTGCTCATTATCTCAGGGGATCATATTTATACGATGAATTATCTTTCCATGCTGAATTATCATAAGGAAAAGGGTGCAGAGATTACTATTTCAACGATTGAAGTACCCTGGGAGGAAGTTGCGCGTTTTGGAATCGTGACCACGAATAAGGACGGGCGGATTATTAAGTTCACTGAAAAGCTAGCGAATCCGGACAGCAATTTAGCATCCATGGGAATCTACATTTTTAATTGGCCGGTTTTAAAACAGGCGTTGTTTGAAGATGCTCTGGATCAGAACTCCGAAAATGATTTCGGGAAAAATATTATCCCTAAGCAAATTGAACAAGGCAGAAAATTATATGCCTATAACTTTCAAGGCTATTGGAGAGATGTAGGCACCATCGAAAGTTATTACAACGCTAATATGGAATTTCTTGAAGGAGAAGAAGCGATCAATCTCTTTGATCCCGCCCTAAGGGTGTTTTCCAATGAAGACATTTTACCGCCCCAATTTATCGGCCCGAAGGCCAAAATAAGCAACAGCCTCATTAGTAATGGTTGTGTGGTGCTAGGAGACGTCAGTTATTCGATTCTAGCCCCCGGCGCCTACGTCGGTGAAGGTTCCTCTGTGAAGAATTCAATTTTATTGCCTCATGCCAGGGTAAGTGTCCATTCCAAGATTGATAAAACTATTATCGGAGAAAACGCTAAAATTATGAGCTATTGTTCCATAGGCATCGAAAAAGACACTATTGTACACCAGGCAGGAATAACTGTGGTTGAGGACCATTATGTCGTAGGAAAAGGCTCTGTCGTCAATGCGGGCAGTAATCTGTATTCTACTCGCTAA